The sequence below is a genomic window from Candidatus Hydrogenedentota bacterium.
ACGCCATCGAGGGCGAATCCAGCGGAAACGGCGCGGGCATGTACAACTACGGCGTCTCGCCGCAGGTCGCGAATTGCATCTTCGAGGGCAATACCGCCTACAAGGGCGGCGCGATGTTCAATTATGGCGCCCAGGTCAAAATGACGAATTGCATCCTGCGGAACAACGAGGCGCTGGATGGCGGCGCAATATACAATGCCAGCGCATCCGTCAACGCTGTCAACTGCCTGTTTTACGGCAACAAAGCGGCGAACGGGGCGGGCGGCGCGTTGTTCGACGGGTATGGCGCATCCCGTCTGATGAATTGTTCGATTACCGGAAACGAGGCGCGGCGGGGCGCCATCTATTCGTTCAACGCCGGACCGCGGGTCACGAACAGCATTGTGTGGGGCAACGAGAGTGATGCATTCGACGGCGACGCGGTTATAGTCACCCACAGCAACATCGAAGGAGGCTATGCCGACGCGGAAAACACCAACATGGATGCCGATCCGATCTTTGCGGATGTGGCGGGCGGCGACCTGCGCATTTCCGCCAATTCGCCCTGCGTGGACGCCGGGACCGGCGAAGGCGCGCCCGCGACGGATTTTGCGGGCGTGGCGCGCCCGCAGGGCGGCGGAATAGACATCGGCGCGTACGAAGTGACGGCGTCAGGTCCGCCGCAGGCCCTGTTCAACGTGGAACCGGGCATCGGCGCCAAGCCCCTGCGGGTGCAATTCAGGGATGAATCCTGGACGGGCGGCGCGCCGATTACGGCATGGGCGTGGAATTTCGGCGATGGCGCCACGAGCATCCTGCGCAATCCCACCCACACGTACACCGAGGCAGGCATTTATACCGTCACGCTGACCGTTACCACGTCGCTCGGCGCCGACACGAAGACGGTCGCCAACGCCGTGACGGTCAACACGGCGATATTGGTGGACGCGCGCAATGCTTCGGGCGTCGAAGACGGCATGTCGTGGGAAACGGCGTTCAAAACGATACAACCCGCCATCGAAAAGGCGGCGGAAGCCGAGGCGGGCGAGGTATGGGTGGCCGGAGGAACCTACACGGGAACCGGTGACACCGTCGTGACGTTGCGCGAAAAGGTTCAAGTTTACGGTGGATTCGCCGGCAATGAAACCGCCCGGGATCAACGCCAATGGAACGAATACCCCACCGTGATTGACGGCGAACAGAAGCGGCGGGGGGTAACGGGCGCCGACGACGCCGTGCTGGATGGCTTTACCATCACCCGCGGACACGCGGCCGACTACGGCGGCGGTATTTACAACTCGGAGACGTCGCCAACGATCGCGAATTGCACGTTTACGGACAACGCCGCGCAATGGGGCGGGGCGATTTTCAACACCTCGGCGTCTCCGATCATCGAGGATTGCGTTTTCACGGGCAATCGCTCCACCGAGGGCGGGTACGGCGGCGCGGTGTTTTCCAGCGGCGGCGCGCCCACTATCGAGCGATGTGCATTTACGGAAAACGAAGGCGCGTCGGGCGGTGCCGTGTTCAGCAGCGGCACGGAAGGCGAAGTGTTTGATTGTTCCTTCACCGGCAACTCCGCCACCGAAGGCGGCGCCCTCTACACCCGCGCCGGTTCCTCGGTGGCAATCAAAAACTGTACGTTTACCGGAAACAGCGCCACCGGTTCGGGCGGCGCCATCCGGAATCTGGATTCATCGCCGTCCATCGAATCCTGCGCGTTCAGCGGGAACACGGCCCGAAATAACGGGGCCGCCATCGCCAACGCCAATGCCTCGCCGGCGATCGCGGATTGCACGTTCACGAACAACGAAGCGTCGAACGACGGCGGCGCGATGTCGTCCGACGGCGGATCGGCGTCGCTTGCGCGATGCACGCTGACCGGCAACACGGCGGGCCGCGACGGCGGCGCGTTGTTCTTCGACGCGGCGAGTCCCGTCATCGAAAAGAGCGATTTTGCGTCGAATTCCGGATCGTCCGGCGGCGCGATTTTCCTGCGCGGCGGAAAAGGCTCGATTACGGAGTGCACTTTCAACGGCAACTCCGGTTCGCAGGGCGCGGGCCTGTTTGCAAGTCTCGGTTCGACGATGGCCGTGAGCCAGTGCACCTTCGGTCGCAACGACGCGTCAGGCAACGGCGGCGGCGCGTCCGTCAACAACGCCTCGCCCACGTTTACGAATTGCGTGTTCTGGAACAACAAGGCGGGGTGGGGCGCGGGCCTGTACAATTGGGGGCGCGCCTCGACGCCCACCGTGGACAGTTGCACGTTCGGCGGCAATGTCGCAACGCAGGCAGGCGGAGGAATGCGCAACAACAAGGCTGCTCCGACCGTGGTCAACAGTATCTTCTGGGCCGACGCGCCCGAGGAAATCGCCAATCTCGAAGACGACGCCCAGTTTTCCTACTGCGATGTCCAGGGCGGCTATATGGGCGTGGCCAATATCAACGCCAATCCGAAATTCGCGAATCTGGCCGGCGGCGATCTGCGCATCGGCTATGCTTCGCCGTGCATGGACACGGGCGCGTTGCAGGGCGTCCCCGCGACGGATCGCCTCGGCGTGGCGCGGCCGCAGAACGGCCGGGCCGACCGCGGCGCTTTCGAGATTCGCTCCCAAGGCCTTCCCGCTGCCATATTCGATGCAACGCCGGTCAAGGGCGTGGCGCCATTGACGGTGGTGTTCAGCGATCTTTCGTGGCCGGCCGGCGCTCCGATTACGCAATGGACGTGGGATTTCGGCGACGGCGCCACCAGCAATATCGCGAATCCCTCGCACGTCTACGCGGAAGTGGGCACGTACAACGTGACGTTGACGGTCAGGACCTCGATCGGCACGAATGCCATGGCGCGCACCGGCTGCGTCGTGGTCAAAAAACCCGTGCACGTGGACGCACGCAACACCGGCGGCACGAACGACGGCTTGTCGTGGGCCACGGCTTACGCCACCCTCCAACAGGGCGTGGACGATGCGGCCTCGGACGGTATCGGCGAGGTATGGGTGGCCGCGGGCGTCTACACGGACGCGGGCGACGCGGTGCTTACGCTCGCGCCGGGCGTGGCGGTCTACGGCGGCTTTGCCGGAACGGAGACAGTCCGTGAACAACGGGGCACGGACCCCGCGTTGACCGTTATTGACGGCGAGGATACGCGGCGGTGCGTTATCGGCGCCGACGGCGCGCTCCTGGACGGTTTCCTCCTGCTGCGCGGCCATGCGGCCGATTATGGCGGCGGGTTATACAATCCGGCGGGTTCGCCCACCGTCCGCAATTGCATGTTCATGTTCAATTCGGCGGAATGGGGTGCGGCCGCGTTCAATTCGGAAGGTTCCTCGGTCTTCGATAATTGCGTTTTCGCGTCGAATTCCACGACGGACTCGGGTTCCGGCGGCGCGCTGTTCAATGCCGGTGGATCGCCTTCGTTTGTCAACTGCTCCTTCGAGGCCAACTACGCTTCCGTGGGGGGCGCGGTCTTCAATCAGACTTCCCTGGCGCTGTTCACCAGTTCGGCGTTCTATTACAACGAATCGCTCCAAGGCGGCGCGGGCATGTTCAACAACGGCGAGGCGGAGCCGCGTGTCGCCGATTGCCGTTTTGTGGGCAATCGCTGCGACGGTTTGGGCGCGGGGATACTCAACGGATCCGGCGCAAAGCCGCTGATCCAGCGATCGTACTTCATCGGCAACGAGGCGGCGGTCGGCGGCGCCATCGGAAACGACCAGGGTTCGGCGCCGATCATCGCCAACTGCGTCATCGCAAACAACACCGCGAGCAACGGGGCCGGCATTCACAATCGCGCGGCGGCGGCGGTCGTCACCAACTGCACGATCGTGAACAACACCGGCGTCGGTTTCACCGCGCAGGCCGTCCGAAACGAATCCGAAGCGACCGCCCGAATCGGCAACTGCATCCTGTGGAATCCCGGCATATTCGAATTGCCGCTCGTGCCCGATGCTTCCTACACGGTGACATACAGCCTCATCCGGAATGGGTTCTCCGGCATCGGCAATATTGAATTCGCTCCAGTATTTGTTGGAACCGGCAGCGATCCCTATGCGTTGCAGGCGGGTTCGCCGGGCATAGACGCCGGCCGGTTTGCGGACGTTCCCGGATTGGGATCGGTCTCGACGGACATTCTCGGCGTGGCGCGCGGTTTGGACGGCGACGGCCTCGGGGCCGCCACCGGAGACGGATCGGAATACGACATGGGCGCATACGAATTCGAGCCTTGACAATGGTTCGCGCCTCGCCCGACATACCGGGAGGGCGGCGCGCACACGGAAAGCAATACGAACGGAGAACAATTTATGGGAAGACGGGTCACGCTGGCCGCGGCGGCGTTGGCGATAGTATTGCAGGCAACCGGCTGCGGACATCCGAATCCGCCGCCGGATACGTCCGCCCCGGCGACATCGTCCGGCAAGACGATCGGCGCGGCGCTGCTGACCCAGACGCATGTCTTCTACCAGGACATGGTGTCGGCGCTGCAGGAAGAAAGCCGCAAGCATGGGTTCAAACTCATTCTTCAGTACGCCGATTTCGACAGTAGCAAGCAAAATAACCACATCGAAACCTTCGTCATCCAGAAGGTGGATGCGCTGATTGTGGCGCCGAACGATTCCGCGGGCATTGCGCCGGTCATCGCGGATGCGCGCGCGAAAGGCATCCCCGTGTTCACGGTGGACATTGCGGCGCACGGCGCCGACGTGGTGTCGCACATTGCCTCGGACAACGTGATGGGCGGCGAACTGGTGGGCGAATACCTCGCCAAGGCCATGGGCGGCAAGGGTAAAGTCGCGATTATTGACCATCCCGCCGTCGCGTCGGTCCAGGATCGCGTGGCGGGATTCGAAAAGGCCATCGCACGGTATCCGGATATCCGAATCGTCCAGAAGGTGCCCGGCGAGGGCCAGCGCGACAAGGCCTTCCGCGCCGCGCAGGATCTTGTGCAGGCCAATCCCG
It includes:
- a CDS encoding PKD domain-containing protein, with the translated sequence MRPKKPHIVVLLGLLAVVLTGCPFVPYGKAIFVNKNNPSNVRDGKTWKTAFHAIQSGIDAARENGIGEVWVAGGTYDEIRASAANGSLVMAKGIALYGGFAGTEKDRSQRNPAANPTIIDGSKSWSGKAAWHVVLGADGAILDGFTVTGGKADAIEGESSGNGAGMYNYGVSPQVANCIFEGNTAYKGGAMFNYGAQVKMTNCILRNNEALDGGAIYNASASVNAVNCLFYGNKAANGAGGALFDGYGASRLMNCSITGNEARRGAIYSFNAGPRVTNSIVWGNESDAFDGDAVIVTHSNIEGGYADAENTNMDADPIFADVAGGDLRISANSPCVDAGTGEGAPATDFAGVARPQGGGIDIGAYEVTASGPPQALFNVEPGIGAKPLRVQFRDESWTGGAPITAWAWNFGDGATSILRNPTHTYTEAGIYTVTLTVTTSLGADTKTVANAVTVNTAILVDARNASGVEDGMSWETAFKTIQPAIEKAAEAEAGEVWVAGGTYTGTGDTVVTLREKVQVYGGFAGNETARDQRQWNEYPTVIDGEQKRRGVTGADDAVLDGFTITRGHAADYGGGIYNSETSPTIANCTFTDNAAQWGGAIFNTSASPIIEDCVFTGNRSTEGGYGGAVFSSGGAPTIERCAFTENEGASGGAVFSSGTEGEVFDCSFTGNSATEGGALYTRAGSSVAIKNCTFTGNSATGSGGAIRNLDSSPSIESCAFSGNTARNNGAAIANANASPAIADCTFTNNEASNDGGAMSSDGGSASLARCTLTGNTAGRDGGALFFDAASPVIEKSDFASNSGSSGGAIFLRGGKGSITECTFNGNSGSQGAGLFASLGSTMAVSQCTFGRNDASGNGGGASVNNASPTFTNCVFWNNKAGWGAGLYNWGRASTPTVDSCTFGGNVATQAGGGMRNNKAAPTVVNSIFWADAPEEIANLEDDAQFSYCDVQGGYMGVANINANPKFANLAGGDLRIGYASPCMDTGALQGVPATDRLGVARPQNGRADRGAFEIRSQGLPAAIFDATPVKGVAPLTVVFSDLSWPAGAPITQWTWDFGDGATSNIANPSHVYAEVGTYNVTLTVRTSIGTNAMARTGCVVVKKPVHVDARNTGGTNDGLSWATAYATLQQGVDDAASDGIGEVWVAAGVYTDAGDAVLTLAPGVAVYGGFAGTETVREQRGTDPALTVIDGEDTRRCVIGADGALLDGFLLLRGHAADYGGGLYNPAGSPTVRNCMFMFNSAEWGAAAFNSEGSSVFDNCVFASNSTTDSGSGGALFNAGGSPSFVNCSFEANYASVGGAVFNQTSLALFTSSAFYYNESLQGGAGMFNNGEAEPRVADCRFVGNRCDGLGAGILNGSGAKPLIQRSYFIGNEAAVGGAIGNDQGSAPIIANCVIANNTASNGAGIHNRAAAAVVTNCTIVNNTGVGFTAQAVRNESEATARIGNCILWNPGIFELPLVPDASYTVTYSLIRNGFSGIGNIEFAPVFVGTGSDPYALQAGSPGIDAGRFADVPGLGSVSTDILGVARGLDGDGLGAATGDGSEYDMGAYEFEP
- a CDS encoding substrate-binding domain-containing protein, which translates into the protein MGRRVTLAAAALAIVLQATGCGHPNPPPDTSAPATSSGKTIGAALLTQTHVFYQDMVSALQEESRKHGFKLILQYADFDSSKQNNHIETFVIQKVDALIVAPNDSAGIAPVIADARAKGIPVFTVDIAAHGADVVSHIASDNVMGGELVGEYLAKAMGGKGKVAIIDHPAVASVQDRVAGFEKAIARYPDIRIVQKVPGEGQRDKAFRAAQDLVQANPDLDGIFAINDDSALGALAAVEAIGAQNRIVIVGYDGTPEARDAILKGSALKADTVQHPKEIGRQAIRAIAAYLAGEKVPPVIPVEVDIIDQASLKAELSK